In Candidatus Paceibacterota bacterium, a single genomic region encodes these proteins:
- the purD gene encoding phosphoribosylamine--glycine ligase: MKVLLIGSGGREHALASGLAVDPEVAELHCAPGNPGISEIATIHPVDMTDNAAILLLAQELDVDLVVVGPEAPLVNGVADVLRASGFATFGPSKAAAQLEGSKTFAKEVMNDAGVPTARSFTCTTRQEIERALDSFSAPYVVKDDGLAAGKGVVVTRDRDVALKHALSCKKVVIEEFLDGPEISLFGISDGKRIIAMQPAQDFKRARDHDEGPNTGGMGAYSPLPWAPTDIVEQTQREVLAPMIAEMAARGTPFVGLLYAGLALTNHGTRIIEFNARFGDPETQVLIPRLITPLGALLYKAAMRDLDGVTLEWREESAVTVVLAAHGYPDSPRTGDPLTGLPDIDCVQVFQAGTGLVNDELVSNGGRVLAVTGLGSDLTEARNCAYRGISQIHLEGSFFRTDIAFNASIAEKGN, translated from the coding sequence ATGAAAGTTCTACTCATTGGCAGCGGCGGACGCGAACACGCACTTGCATCCGGTCTGGCAGTTGATCCCGAGGTAGCAGAGCTTCATTGCGCACCTGGCAATCCCGGAATTTCCGAAATCGCAACAATTCATCCGGTCGATATGACCGACAATGCGGCAATTTTACTTCTTGCACAAGAGTTAGACGTTGATCTCGTTGTAGTGGGGCCAGAGGCGCCACTAGTGAATGGGGTGGCAGATGTATTGCGAGCAAGTGGATTTGCAACTTTTGGCCCGTCCAAGGCGGCGGCTCAATTAGAGGGATCCAAAACTTTTGCAAAAGAAGTTATGAATGATGCCGGTGTCCCAACCGCACGAAGTTTCACTTGTACGACTCGACAGGAAATCGAGAGGGCCTTGGATTCGTTCAGCGCGCCATATGTTGTAAAGGACGACGGCTTGGCTGCTGGAAAAGGTGTGGTTGTTACGCGGGACCGTGATGTAGCCCTCAAGCACGCACTGAGTTGCAAGAAAGTCGTTATCGAAGAATTTCTCGACGGCCCGGAGATTTCACTCTTTGGAATTTCAGACGGGAAAAGAATCATTGCCATGCAACCGGCGCAAGATTTTAAGCGCGCGCGCGATCATGATGAGGGCCCCAACACAGGTGGGATGGGCGCATACTCACCACTTCCTTGGGCACCGACAGATATTGTCGAGCAGACCCAGCGGGAAGTTCTCGCACCGATGATTGCTGAAATGGCGGCGCGGGGTACTCCTTTTGTGGGTTTGCTTTATGCGGGTCTTGCACTCACAAACCATGGAACTCGGATTATTGAATTCAACGCTCGATTTGGCGATCCAGAGACGCAGGTACTGATTCCGCGTCTCATCACGCCTTTGGGAGCACTTCTGTATAAAGCGGCCATGCGAGATCTAGATGGGGTAACTCTGGAATGGCGTGAGGAGTCGGCAGTCACGGTGGTGCTGGCAGCACATGGCTACCCAGATTCGCCGCGGACGGGAGACCCGCTCACGGGCCTTCCAGATATTGATTGCGTACAGGTCTTCCAGGCTGGAACTGGCTTAGTAAACGACGAACTCGTCTCTAACGGTGGTCGGGTATTGGCTGTTACTGGTCTGGGTAGCGATCTTACGGAAGCGCGCAACTGCGCTTATCGCGGGATAAGCCAGATTCACTTGGAGGGCTCGTTTTTCCGCACGGATATAGCTTTCAATGCCTCGATTGCGGAGAAGGGCAACTGA
- a CDS encoding adenylosuccinate synthase, with amino-acid sequence MPAIVLLGAQWGDEGKGKATDLLGDRVDYVVRYQGGNNAGHTVVIGDQKYALHLLPSGILSPDVVPVIGNGVVIDPGVLLQEIKDLTERGIDCSKLVISSNAHLITPYHRTIDKVTERFLGTSKIGTTGRGIGPAYADKINRIGIRVQDLFDPSILRQKIESALRDKNQILVKVFNRKNIEVEDVLAEYLGYAEILRPYVTDTGLLLNKALEEGKIVLLEGSQGTLLDVDHGTYPFVTSSNPTAGGACTGSGIGPTKVTKVIGIVKAYTTRVGSGPFPTELLDEDGEKLRTIGGEVGVTTGRARRCGWYDAPIARYAVRVNGLTDFFLTKLDVLTGWEKIPVCVAYEIDGKRIEELPSSQSDFHHAKPIYEYLSGWTEDISSARKLSDLPKNAQAYVAFLEKISGAPMSAIGVGPGRNQTIVVKDFV; translated from the coding sequence ATGCCAGCCATAGTTCTGCTGGGAGCACAGTGGGGCGATGAGGGCAAGGGTAAAGCTACTGACCTGCTGGGTGACCGCGTTGATTATGTCGTCCGCTATCAAGGCGGCAACAACGCGGGTCACACAGTTGTTATCGGTGATCAGAAGTACGCACTCCACCTGCTTCCTTCTGGAATATTGAGTCCGGATGTTGTGCCAGTCATCGGTAATGGTGTTGTCATTGACCCCGGCGTACTTCTACAGGAGATAAAGGACCTCACGGAGCGCGGAATAGATTGTTCTAAACTGGTTATTAGTTCGAATGCGCATTTGATTACGCCTTATCATCGCACTATCGACAAAGTTACCGAACGCTTTCTTGGCACTTCCAAGATTGGTACGACAGGTCGAGGTATTGGACCAGCTTACGCAGACAAGATCAATCGGATTGGTATTCGCGTGCAGGATCTTTTTGATCCTTCGATTCTTCGTCAGAAAATTGAGAGTGCTTTACGAGATAAAAACCAAATTCTGGTAAAGGTATTTAACCGAAAGAACATCGAAGTCGAAGATGTGCTTGCAGAATATCTAGGGTATGCCGAGATATTGCGCCCATATGTCACTGATACAGGACTGCTCCTTAACAAGGCATTGGAGGAAGGCAAAATTGTCCTTCTCGAGGGATCCCAAGGCACACTCCTCGATGTTGACCATGGAACATATCCATTTGTCACTTCCAGTAATCCGACGGCGGGCGGGGCTTGCACAGGATCTGGCATAGGTCCAACCAAGGTTACGAAGGTAATCGGCATTGTGAAGGCGTACACAACGCGAGTTGGATCCGGTCCATTCCCAACAGAACTTCTCGATGAAGATGGCGAGAAGTTACGCACCATTGGCGGCGAAGTTGGCGTTACTACGGGACGCGCCCGTCGCTGTGGCTGGTATGACGCACCAATTGCGCGTTACGCCGTTCGAGTAAACGGACTCACTGATTTCTTCTTAACAAAGTTAGATGTTTTAACTGGTTGGGAGAAGATTCCGGTCTGTGTCGCATATGAAATTGATGGCAAACGTATTGAAGAGTTACCTTCTTCTCAATCGGATTTCCACCACGCAAAGCCAATCTATGAATACCTCTCTGGTTGGACCGAAGACATTTCTAGCGCGCGCAAACTTTCGGATTTGCCTAAGAACGCGCAAGCGTACGTAGCATTTCTCGAGAAGATTTCAGGTGCACCGATGAGCGCAATTGGTGTTGGTCCTGGAAGAAATCAGACCATCGTCGTAAAGGACTTTGTCTAA